One region of Salvia miltiorrhiza cultivar Shanhuang (shh) chromosome 3, IMPLAD_Smil_shh, whole genome shotgun sequence genomic DNA includes:
- the LOC131019050 gene encoding uncharacterized protein LOC131019050: MHAGGVVRNAFNSVVACFQFSAGAGFAFEAELFSFIIILERAAAHQWYNLWIESDSTYVVNVFNNREVPVPWRFRSRWQAALKGVEHYNLRCSHNYREGNHVADYLASSHSQEGFWLHSIPEIAQLVSDDVHSSFVRMVR, encoded by the coding sequence ATGCATGCGGGTGGTGTGGTCAGAAATGCCTTTAATTCGGTGGTGGCGTGCTTTCAATTTTCGGCAGGAGCCGGTTTTGCCTTTGAGGCGgaacttttttcttttattatcatTCTTGAGAGGGCTGCTGCTCATCAATGGTATAACCTCTGGATTGAATCTGATTCAACATACGTTGTGAATGTCTTCAATAATCGTGAGGTTCCGGTCCCGTGGCGTTTTCGGAGCAGATGGCAGGCGGCGCTTAAAGGTGTGGAGCACTACAACCTCCGTTGCTCTCATAACTACCGGGAAGGTAACCACGTTGCCGATTACCTCGCTTCCTCTCACTCGCAGGAAGGATTTTGGCTTCATTCTATTCCTGAAATTGCTCAGCTGGTTTCCGATGATGTACATTCTTCCTTTGTTCGCATGGTGCGATAG